One genomic window of Paraburkholderia acidiphila includes the following:
- a CDS encoding SRPBCC family protein has protein sequence MASNTVRLHRVLRAPPERIYRAFLDASAVVKWLPPNGFTCTVHELDAKVGGRYRMSFKNFTAGHGHSFGGEYLELVPNERLRYTGVFEDEHLTGTMQTTVELRAVFFGAEMTVVQEGIPEIIPVEACYLGWQESLGLLAKLVEAEISQ, from the coding sequence ATGGCATCGAACACCGTCCGCCTGCACCGCGTGCTGCGTGCGCCGCCGGAGCGCATCTATCGCGCCTTCCTCGACGCGAGCGCGGTCGTGAAATGGCTGCCGCCCAACGGCTTCACCTGCACGGTTCATGAACTCGACGCGAAGGTTGGCGGCCGTTACCGGATGTCGTTCAAGAACTTCACGGCCGGCCACGGTCATTCGTTTGGCGGCGAATACCTCGAACTCGTGCCGAACGAGCGTTTGCGTTACACCGGTGTGTTCGAAGACGAGCACCTGACCGGCACCATGCAGACGACGGTGGAATTACGCGCGGTCTTTTTCGGTGCGGAAATGACCGTCGTGCAGGAAGGCATACCGGAGATCATTCCGGTCGAGGCGTGTTATCTCGGCTGGCAGGAGTCGCTGGGGTTGCTTGCGAAGCTCGTTGAAGCCGAAATCAGCCAGTAA
- a CDS encoding sensor domain-containing diguanylate cyclase, whose product MMIRRPNAVLAIGIALAAVLTLVAAWVMAQMRHDALASARASASNMALLFERDTARNFDVYDLSLQAVIDAIDDPRLAALPADIRQNVLFDRSATAKNLGAIFVTNAAGDVVFDSRSVPPRVLNVADRDYFIAQRDSAHAGLFLSHPFIPRDGPANATIGMSRRLSNPDGSFAGVVVGTMRLDYFRHLFGDVNIGTNGTVALSLADGTLLMRRPYDPQLIGKSIAESVLFQRFERTQSSGFFSLGPIDGVRRWFALRRVEGYPLVFSVAVAADDIYREWRVRAWIIGTLTAVLDVSLIALALMFTRQLRQRGAVEAELRVQAGTDALTSLANRRAFETRADHEWVRARRSGSPLALVLIDVDRFKRYNDRYGHLAGDDALAAVAHALGAHARHAADCAARYGGEEFVLLLPETGEAQALALAEKVRAAIEALALPHADSPNGVLTVSLGVACTTQSVFADWRALTDAADAALYTAKRSGRNRVAAWLPATAADARGADVEGRSG is encoded by the coding sequence ATGATGATCCGCCGACCGAACGCCGTGCTTGCTATCGGCATTGCGCTCGCCGCAGTGCTGACGCTGGTCGCCGCGTGGGTCATGGCGCAAATGCGGCACGACGCGCTCGCGAGCGCCCGTGCGTCCGCCTCCAACATGGCGCTGCTGTTCGAGCGCGACACCGCGCGCAATTTCGACGTCTACGACCTTTCGCTGCAAGCCGTCATCGACGCCATCGACGATCCGCGTCTCGCCGCGCTGCCCGCCGACATTCGCCAGAACGTGCTGTTCGACCGCTCGGCCACCGCGAAGAATCTTGGCGCGATCTTCGTTACCAACGCGGCGGGCGATGTGGTGTTCGATTCGCGCTCGGTGCCGCCGCGCGTGCTCAACGTGGCCGACCGCGACTATTTCATCGCGCAGCGCGACTCGGCGCACGCGGGACTTTTTCTGAGCCATCCGTTCATTCCACGCGATGGACCGGCCAACGCGACGATCGGCATGAGCCGCCGTCTCTCGAACCCCGACGGATCGTTCGCGGGCGTTGTGGTCGGCACGATGCGGCTCGATTATTTCCGGCACCTGTTCGGCGACGTGAACATCGGCACGAACGGCACGGTGGCGCTTTCCCTCGCCGACGGCACGCTGCTCATGCGCCGTCCATACGATCCGCAACTGATCGGCAAAAGCATTGCGGAGTCCGTGCTCTTCCAGCGTTTCGAGCGGACGCAGTCTAGCGGCTTCTTCTCGCTCGGCCCGATAGACGGCGTGCGGCGCTGGTTCGCGCTGCGGCGCGTGGAAGGCTATCCGCTCGTGTTCAGCGTGGCCGTCGCCGCGGACGACATCTACCGCGAATGGCGCGTGCGCGCGTGGATCATCGGCACGCTCACGGCGGTGCTCGACGTTTCGCTGATCGCGCTCGCGTTGATGTTCACGCGCCAGTTGCGCCAGCGCGGCGCGGTGGAGGCGGAGTTGCGCGTGCAGGCGGGCACCGATGCGCTCACGTCGCTCGCGAACCGGCGCGCCTTCGAAACCCGCGCAGATCATGAATGGGTGCGCGCGCGCCGCTCGGGCAGCCCGCTCGCGCTCGTGCTGATCGATGTCGACCGCTTCAAGCGCTACAACGATCGCTATGGCCACCTGGCGGGCGACGACGCGCTCGCGGCCGTCGCGCACGCGCTCGGCGCACACGCACGCCACGCGGCGGACTGTGCTGCGCGCTATGGCGGCGAGGAGTTCGTATTGCTGCTGCCCGAAACGGGCGAGGCCCAGGCGCTCGCGCTGGCCGAGAAGGTGCGCGCCGCGATCGAGGCGTTGGCGCTGCCGCACGCCGACAGCCCGAATGGCGTGCTCACGGTGAGCTTGGGCGTGGCGTGCACGACGCAAAGCGTGTTTGCCGACTGGCGCGCGCTGACCGACGCCGCCGACGCGGCGCTCTACACAGCCAAGCGCTCCGGCCGCAACCGCGTGGCGGCATGGCTGCCGGCTACGGCCGCCGACGCGCGCGGCGCGGATGTCGAAGGCCGCTCCGGCTGA
- the bufB gene encoding MNIO family bufferin maturase — MRARGVLSGVGIGLRHAHYEAFMAGPPDVDWIEVHSENYFGDGGYDLHVLETVRRDLPVSLHGVGLGLGSAAPLDTVHLARLARLVTRIEPALVSEHLCWGASAQGALHDLLPMPLTQASLDHLSARVSQMQDALGRTVLVENVSTYVRFRGDTYSEAEFLAALAQRTGCGVLLDVNNLYVNQCNHGEDALAAMAALPPQIVGEIHLAGHRVTPAAVIDDHGSRVASAVWSLYEAALERFGATSTLIEWDTAVPALEVLLDEARLARERLMKHAPGAKELRP; from the coding sequence ATGAGGGCGCGAGGCGTGCTGAGTGGCGTGGGCATTGGCTTGCGTCACGCGCATTACGAGGCCTTCATGGCGGGGCCGCCTGATGTCGACTGGATCGAGGTCCACAGCGAGAATTATTTCGGAGACGGCGGCTACGATCTGCATGTGCTTGAAACCGTGCGGCGCGATTTGCCGGTGAGCCTGCACGGCGTGGGGCTCGGACTTGGCTCGGCTGCACCGCTCGATACGGTGCATCTCGCGAGGCTCGCGCGGCTGGTGACGCGCATCGAGCCCGCTTTGGTGTCCGAGCATCTTTGCTGGGGGGCGAGCGCGCAAGGCGCGCTGCACGATCTGCTGCCAATGCCGCTCACGCAAGCCTCGCTCGATCACTTGAGCGCACGCGTTTCCCAGATGCAGGATGCGCTGGGCCGTACCGTGCTGGTCGAAAATGTTTCGACCTACGTACGATTTCGCGGCGATACGTACAGCGAGGCCGAATTTCTTGCGGCGCTCGCGCAGCGTACGGGCTGCGGGGTGCTTCTCGACGTGAACAATCTTTACGTGAATCAATGCAACCACGGTGAGGATGCACTGGCGGCCATGGCCGCACTGCCGCCGCAGATCGTCGGCGAGATTCATCTGGCGGGCCATCGCGTCACGCCCGCCGCCGTGATCGACGATCACGGTTCGCGCGTCGCGTCGGCAGTCTGGTCGCTATATGAGGCCGCGCTCGAGCGCTTTGGCGCGACGTCCACGCTCATCGAGTGGGATACGGCGGTCCCTGCGCTCGAGGTGTTGCTTGACGAAGCGCGGCTCGCGCGCGAACGACTCATGAAGCACGCGCCTGGTGCGAAGGAGCTGCGCCCATGA
- a CDS encoding HvfC/BufC N-terminal domain-containing protein — MTARNTLEAMQQTFAAALDDPNADVTLASEMLPADAALLHERMGLYRGNARAARRLALANAYPVLAALTGETYFDSLALAYARAHPSCDADLNRFGAQLPEFIERYETDARYAYFGDVARLEWVLHAAHYAANATPPNAQQWQALGAERLAQAHLVVHPACAALALRFDAVAIWRAHQPGGVWPERVDVRSWALVVRPQWRPTVLEHTHAAHAAFVALRDGATLDNALAQAFDIDPAFDFGGQWRAWIEAHAIVGVRDD; from the coding sequence ATGACCGCGCGCAACACGCTGGAGGCGATGCAGCAAACCTTCGCCGCCGCGTTGGACGACCCTAACGCCGATGTCACGCTGGCCAGCGAAATGCTCCCCGCCGACGCAGCGCTGCTGCACGAACGCATGGGCCTCTATCGCGGCAACGCGCGCGCAGCGCGGCGACTTGCGCTTGCGAATGCGTATCCGGTACTAGCGGCACTGACCGGCGAGACCTACTTCGATTCACTCGCGCTCGCCTACGCCCGCGCGCATCCTTCGTGCGATGCGGACCTGAACCGCTTCGGTGCACAGTTGCCCGAGTTCATCGAACGTTACGAGACCGACGCACGCTACGCATATTTCGGCGATGTCGCGCGACTCGAATGGGTATTGCACGCGGCGCATTACGCAGCGAATGCCACGCCGCCGAACGCGCAGCAATGGCAGGCACTCGGCGCAGAGCGTCTTGCGCAAGCGCATCTCGTGGTGCATCCCGCATGCGCTGCGCTCGCCTTGCGCTTCGACGCCGTGGCGATCTGGCGGGCGCATCAGCCGGGCGGCGTATGGCCCGAGCGCGTAGATGTGCGGTCGTGGGCGCTCGTGGTCCGGCCGCAGTGGCGGCCCACGGTGCTCGAGCACACGCATGCCGCGCACGCGGCGTTCGTCGCACTGCGAGATGGCGCCACGCTAGACAATGCGCTTGCCCAGGCATTCGACATCGACCCGGCTTTCGACTTCGGTGGTCAATGGCGTGCGTGGATCGAGGCGCACGCAATCGTCGGCGTGCGCGACGATTGA
- the ggt gene encoding gamma-glutamyltransferase has product MRNFETPGRSLVMARNGMAATSHPSATLAAVQILAAGGNAMDAAIAACAVQCVVEPGSTGVGGDCFALYSRGGTDDVIAYDGSGWAPAAASAERLRAMGIETIARHSPHAVTVPGAVDAWTTLHRDHGRLPLRDVLAPAIRFAEEGYAVAPRTAHDWAAEVETLSRDAVARTTMLVDGAAPRAGSTHRQPRLANTLRAIAETGRDAFYRGAVAADLVAQLQAHGGLHTLEDFAEFHGEYVTPIRAKFQGYDVIECPPAGQGVIALLLLRLLDKYDAEGSPLDPDRLHREIEAAKLAYAVRDAVLADPRHGAVDVDRLLSDEYVDTLRSRIDLESVLDPAAAISQVEHRDTVYITVVDRDRNCVSFINSLFYPFGSGLMGKESGVMLHNRGMSFSVEPGHPNAIAPRKRPLHTIIPGMVARDGRVQMSFGVMGGHYQAMGHAHFLSKVLHYGLDMQAAMDLPRVFPRPGTGTVEIESTLPDSTRAVLADRGFKLVPAAGPIGGSQAIRIDWERGVLTGASDHRKDGCALGY; this is encoded by the coding sequence ACGCCATGGACGCCGCAATTGCCGCGTGTGCAGTGCAGTGCGTGGTCGAACCAGGTTCGACGGGCGTGGGCGGCGACTGCTTCGCGCTCTATTCGCGTGGCGGCACGGACGACGTAATCGCCTATGACGGCTCCGGCTGGGCCCCCGCCGCCGCGAGCGCAGAGCGCCTGCGCGCGATGGGCATAGAAACGATTGCGCGCCATTCGCCGCACGCGGTCACCGTACCGGGCGCGGTGGACGCATGGACCACACTCCATCGCGACCACGGCCGCCTGCCGCTGCGCGACGTGCTCGCACCGGCAATCCGTTTCGCGGAAGAAGGCTACGCCGTCGCGCCGCGTACCGCGCACGACTGGGCTGCGGAGGTCGAAACGCTTTCGCGTGACGCCGTAGCTCGAACCACCATGCTCGTGGATGGCGCCGCGCCGCGCGCGGGCTCGACGCACCGTCAGCCGCGCCTCGCCAACACGCTGCGCGCCATCGCCGAAACGGGTCGCGACGCGTTCTACCGAGGCGCAGTTGCCGCCGATCTCGTCGCGCAGCTTCAGGCTCACGGCGGTTTGCACACGCTGGAGGACTTTGCCGAATTCCACGGCGAATACGTCACGCCAATTCGCGCGAAGTTCCAGGGCTATGACGTGATCGAATGTCCGCCTGCAGGGCAGGGCGTCATTGCGCTGCTGTTGCTCCGCCTGCTCGACAAGTACGACGCCGAAGGCAGCCCGCTCGACCCCGACCGTCTCCATCGCGAGATCGAGGCAGCGAAGCTTGCCTACGCGGTACGCGACGCCGTGCTGGCCGACCCGCGCCATGGCGCCGTCGACGTCGATCGCCTGCTGTCCGACGAATACGTGGACACACTGCGCAGCCGCATCGACCTCGAAAGCGTGCTGGACCCAGCCGCCGCGATCTCCCAGGTCGAGCATCGCGACACGGTCTACATCACCGTGGTCGATCGCGACCGCAACTGCGTGAGCTTCATCAATTCGTTGTTCTATCCATTCGGCAGCGGACTGATGGGCAAGGAATCCGGCGTGATGCTGCACAACCGCGGCATGAGCTTCTCGGTGGAGCCGGGGCATCCCAACGCCATCGCGCCGCGCAAGCGTCCATTGCACACGATCATCCCGGGGATGGTCGCGCGCGACGGCCGCGTGCAAATGAGTTTCGGCGTGATGGGCGGCCACTATCAGGCGATGGGCCACGCGCATTTCCTCTCGAAGGTGCTGCACTACGGCCTCGACATGCAGGCCGCGATGGATCTGCCGCGCGTCTTCCCGCGCCCTGGCACGGGAACCGTGGAAATCGAATCGACGTTGCCGGACAGCACGCGTGCGGTGCTTGCGGATCGCGGCTTCAAGCTCGTGCCGGCGGCCGGCCCGATTGGCGGGTCGCAGGCTATTCGCATCGACTGGGAGCGGGGTGTGCTGACCGGCGCGTCCGATCATCGCAAGGACGGCTGCGCGCTCGGGTATTGA
- a CDS encoding BufA1 family periplasmic bufferin-type metallophore: MKNSLGRQALIAAALAGLATAGAGVAHADDTVNCYGVAKAGQNDCSSKTGVHDCAGQAKVDHDKGDFKTMPKGTCEKLGGTPEK; this comes from the coding sequence ATGAAGAACTCCCTCGGCCGCCAGGCGCTGATTGCCGCCGCACTGGCGGGTCTTGCGACGGCCGGCGCGGGCGTGGCCCACGCAGACGACACCGTGAATTGCTACGGCGTCGCCAAGGCTGGCCAGAACGACTGTTCGAGCAAGACCGGCGTGCACGACTGCGCGGGCCAGGCCAAAGTCGATCACGACAAGGGCGACTTCAAGACCATGCCGAAGGGCACGTGCGAGAAGCTGGGCGGCACGCCGGAAAAATGA
- a CDS encoding DUF2239 family protein translates to MVMANSCTAFAGTRLIARGAPLQVALAVKTELEREGNDNGAAVLVFDDRDARPVEFDLRGTEQDIEVRLAAQASGGEQHAVAPNAPGDEEAQEDAPRGRGRPKLGVVAREVTLLPRHWDWLGAQPGGASVVLRRLVDSARHASEARERMRAAQEAAHRFMTALAGNLPDYEEALRALYAGERSRFEAANAPWPEDVRAYARELAQAAFG, encoded by the coding sequence ATGGTGATGGCGAACAGTTGCACGGCATTTGCGGGCACGCGCCTGATCGCGCGGGGCGCGCCGCTTCAGGTGGCGCTGGCGGTCAAGACGGAACTCGAGCGTGAAGGAAACGACAACGGCGCGGCAGTGCTGGTTTTCGACGACCGCGACGCGCGGCCCGTGGAATTCGATCTGCGTGGCACGGAACAGGACATCGAAGTGCGCCTCGCCGCGCAGGCGAGCGGCGGCGAACAGCACGCGGTCGCGCCGAACGCTCCAGGCGACGAAGAAGCGCAGGAAGACGCCCCGCGCGGCCGCGGCCGCCCAAAGCTTGGCGTGGTCGCTCGCGAGGTGACGTTGCTGCCGCGTCATTGGGACTGGCTCGGCGCGCAGCCGGGGGGCGCTTCAGTGGTGCTGCGCCGGCTCGTGGATTCCGCGCGCCACGCGAGCGAGGCGCGCGAACGCATGCGGGCGGCCCAGGAAGCCGCGCATCGCTTCATGACCGCACTGGCCGGCAATCTGCCGGATTACGAGGAGGCGTTGCGCGCGCTCTACGCGGGTGAGCGAAGCCGCTTCGAAGCGGCGAACGCGCCGTGGCCGGAGGACGTGCGTGCCTATGCGCG
- a CDS encoding DUF4148 domain-containing protein, translated as MKNLIAAALAATVLAAPALSFAQAEQAPVTRAQVRAELVQLEKAGYRPNLSSPYYPADLQAAEARVAQQNGAEATAYGASTSGSVQSGTRAPNIKPTYFGQ; from the coding sequence ATGAAGAATCTGATTGCTGCTGCACTCGCCGCTACCGTCCTCGCCGCTCCGGCCCTGTCGTTCGCACAAGCCGAGCAAGCGCCCGTGACGCGCGCTCAAGTTCGCGCCGAACTGGTCCAGCTGGAAAAAGCCGGCTACCGTCCGAACCTGTCGAGCCCGTACTACCCGGCAGACCTGCAAGCTGCTGAAGCACGCGTTGCCCAGCAGAACGGCGCAGAAGCTACGGCTTACGGCGCATCGACGAGCGGCAGCGTCCAGTCCGGCACGCGCGCACCGAACATCAAGCCGACTTACTTCGGCCAGTAA